A region from the Polaribacter sp. Hel1_33_78 genome encodes:
- a CDS encoding outer membrane beta-barrel family protein produces the protein MKPFILILTLIASFNYSFSQSLHNFSGKVTDEKNNQIIVGDVLILQNNNIVKYTSINNGMFLLEAIPQGNYTLKIYSLGYETYLQKLNLDKDLKLIIKLKGSTTKLDEVLITARKKLIENKNGNLIANVDKTLLSKESNTIDLISKLPSIQVGPNRETISVIGKGNPLIYMAGQRISIEEFSSLQVDDIKTIEIINNPSAKYEANSRSVILITRKKNAGKGTKVSLTETASFKNYFNNYLSTNLTTKKNNIELKLDASYNQLKVWESNSLDYELTDQNTSSDYLVKAVTTRPQFIFGGGLYYQLNTNDYISISTRYRTQNDPFYIETNTFLNENGTENNIYSYSDNENVRRFSSSNINFSKSINKKSNLFTGFQYTNYKNSIENAIKNTYDNPFKETFLDRFQDFEVDDFSARADYDISFKKDKKLELGINYTNTSSSALNEIENNTTKYKYTENNTAFYSQFSGTIKKVNFSFGLRVENTKVEASYKENSNLEIDRNNTYFFPKGDINFAIDSTKTLSFNYAKTILRPNYSSAASTAAFINPVLEFRGNTSLKPTLIDEISTTFQYKDKSLTAQYSYMKNPVHYSLIYDKSDEISVMFPSNFKEEYGFSLTLNVPFKYKFWSSSNIISLNYNTINDVRMVSLKSSPYFYLYTNHQFKINNTSSFNLNGWALTNRQEGVFDRKLVYAINATFSKTFFNKLDLTLSLNDIFNTMTFKENYQLQNIKAKSIFFSRSHEFAISLKYSFGAIKSSYKNKDVNDNLNRIR, from the coding sequence ATGAAACCATTTATTCTAATTTTAACTTTAATAGCAAGTTTCAATTATTCGTTCTCTCAAAGCTTACACAACTTTAGTGGAAAAGTAACTGACGAAAAAAACAATCAAATTATAGTTGGAGATGTATTAATTTTACAAAACAATAACATTGTGAAATATACATCTATAAATAATGGTATGTTTTTATTGGAAGCTATTCCCCAAGGAAATTACACCTTAAAAATTTATAGTTTAGGATATGAAACCTACTTACAAAAATTGAATTTAGATAAAGACTTAAAACTTATAATTAAGTTAAAAGGATCAACAACAAAGCTAGATGAAGTTCTAATTACAGCTAGAAAAAAACTGATTGAAAATAAAAATGGAAATTTGATAGCTAATGTTGATAAGACCCTACTATCCAAAGAATCTAATACTATTGATTTGATATCAAAATTACCAAGTATACAAGTAGGGCCAAATAGGGAAACTATTTCAGTAATTGGTAAAGGTAATCCGCTAATTTACATGGCTGGTCAACGAATTTCTATTGAAGAATTTAGCAGTTTACAAGTTGATGATATTAAAACTATTGAAATAATTAACAATCCATCTGCTAAATATGAGGCCAACAGCAGAAGTGTTATTTTAATTACTAGAAAGAAAAATGCAGGAAAAGGAACAAAAGTTTCGTTAACAGAAACAGCTTCTTTTAAAAATTACTTTAATAATTATTTAAGCACAAATCTTACCACAAAAAAAAACAATATAGAACTAAAACTTGATGCTAGTTACAATCAACTAAAAGTATGGGAGAGTAATAGTTTAGATTATGAATTAACAGACCAAAATACAAGTTCAGATTATTTGGTAAAAGCTGTTACCACTAGACCGCAGTTTATTTTTGGTGGTGGGCTATACTATCAATTAAACACGAATGATTATATTTCGATAAGTACACGCTACAGAACACAAAACGACCCTTTTTATATAGAAACAAACACCTTTTTAAATGAAAATGGCACTGAAAATAATATTTATTCATATAGTGATAACGAAAATGTTAGACGTTTTTCAAGTTCAAACATCAACTTTTCAAAATCAATTAATAAAAAGAGTAATCTCTTTACAGGATTTCAATATACGAACTACAAAAACAGCATTGAAAACGCTATAAAAAACACCTATGATAATCCTTTTAAAGAAACATTTTTAGATAGATTTCAAGATTTTGAAGTTGATGATTTTTCAGCTAGAGCAGATTATGATATTTCCTTTAAAAAGGATAAAAAATTAGAATTAGGCATAAACTATACTAATACAAGTTCAAGTGCGTTAAATGAAATTGAAAACAACACTACAAAGTATAAATACACCGAAAATAATACAGCTTTTTATTCGCAATTTTCGGGTACAATCAAAAAAGTAAATTTCTCATTTGGTTTAAGAGTAGAAAACACAAAAGTTGAAGCTAGTTACAAAGAAAATAGCAATTTAGAAATTGATAGAAATAATACATATTTCTTCCCAAAAGGGGATATTAATTTTGCTATTGATAGTACAAAAACCTTAAGTTTTAATTATGCAAAAACTATTTTAAGACCTAATTATTCGTCGGCTGCTTCTACGGCAGCATTTATAAATCCTGTATTAGAATTCAGAGGAAATACATCGTTAAAACCAACTTTAATAGATGAAATTTCGACGACTTTTCAATACAAAGATAAATCCTTAACAGCTCAATATTCTTACATGAAAAACCCTGTACATTACAGTCTAATTTATGATAAATCGGATGAAATAAGCGTTATGTTTCCGAGTAATTTTAAAGAAGAATATGGTTTTTCGCTTACTCTTAATGTTCCGTTTAAATATAAATTTTGGAGTTCGAGTAATATCATCAGTTTAAATTATAATACTATTAATGATGTAAGAATGGTTTCGTTAAAGTCCTCCCCTTATTTTTATTTATACACAAATCACCAATTTAAAATAAATAATACATCTTCTTTTAATCTTAATGGATGGGCGTTAACTAACCGACAAGAAGGTGTTTTTGATAGAAAATTGGTCTATGCCATTAATGCTACTTTCAGTAAAACCTTTTTTAATAAATTAGATTTAACTTTAAGTCTCAATGATATTTTTAATACGATGACTTTTAAGGAAAATTACCAGCTACAAAACATCAAAGCAAAAAGTATCTTTTTTAGTCGCTCTCATGAATTTGCTATTTCGTTAAAATATAGTTTTGGAGCTATAAAATCATCCTATAAGAACAAGGATGTTAATGATAATTTGAATAGAATTAGATAG
- a CDS encoding type I restriction endonuclease subunit R, giving the protein MSTQPEQVLENQLVAQLQKLKYEKVVIKDESALTTNLKTQLEKHNNITFSASEFERVLNILSKGSVFEKAKTLRAKQHIERDNGDNLYFEFLNTDFWCQNQFQVTHQVTMEGSYKNRYDVTLLINGLPLVQIELKRRGLEMKEAFNQINRYQRHSFGAKSALFQYVQIFIISNGVNTKYYANNRHQSFKQTFYWTDKENKRQTNILNGFTSDFLEPCHISKMISKYIVLNETHKILMVLRPYQFYAVETLVNQVENSNNNAYIWHTTGSGKTLTSFKASQIIMNMPQVKKVVFVVDRKDLDYQTTKEFNSFSKGCIDGTDNTKSLVKQFGDDTKLIVTTIQKLNTAISKTKYLSKMEALQDERIVFIFDECHRSQFGETHNRIKAFFHNNQMFGFTGTPIFKDNAVKNELGKRTTKELFGECLHKYVITDAIKDENVLKFSVEYVGKYKRKESATEIDIEVESIDTRELMDSEARLEKITDYIIANHNRKTHQKEFTGMFAVSGVKNLIKYYDLFQKKKLEGKHNLKIATIFSYVANEEDADANGFIPEEVSVVEEAPALYGMNVHSREKLDEYIVDYNTMYGTKFSTKDSQSFYNYYNDISKKVKERKVDILLVVNMFLTGFDSPPLNTLYVDKNLKYHGLIQAYSRTNRILNEQKSQGNIVVFRNLKKATDEAITLFSNKEAIEVIIMKPYDDYVQKFNDSYDELIKITPDVDSVNDLVSEDDELAFIKAFRQLMRVRNILNAFSDFEWEDLAMDEQLFEDYKSKYLDLWQKVKSDTEKEKVSILEDVDFELELIHRDEINVNYIIQLLIKLKSETQKDATKTEQEISNLLNTEVNLRSKRELIQRFIEESLPTIEDTDDIPEAFEVYWNEEQKKAFKKLTTEENLSEEKTQKLIENYLYAEREPLRDEVLDLIEGEKPSVLKRKKLGDKILKQIVEFVDTFINGITGN; this is encoded by the coding sequence ATGAGTACACAACCAGAACAAGTATTAGAAAATCAATTAGTTGCGCAACTGCAAAAGTTGAAATACGAAAAAGTAGTCATTAAGGATGAAAGTGCCTTAACTACCAACCTAAAAACACAGTTAGAAAAGCACAACAATATTACGTTTTCAGCCAGTGAGTTTGAGCGTGTTTTAAACATACTTAGTAAAGGTTCAGTTTTTGAAAAAGCAAAAACACTACGTGCTAAACAACACATAGAACGTGATAATGGCGACAACCTTTATTTTGAGTTTTTAAACACAGACTTTTGGTGTCAAAATCAATTTCAAGTAACGCACCAAGTTACTATGGAAGGTAGTTACAAAAACCGCTATGATGTTACTTTGCTTATTAATGGTTTGCCATTGGTGCAAATAGAACTAAAGCGTAGAGGCTTAGAAATGAAAGAAGCCTTTAACCAAATAAACCGTTATCAAAGGCATTCGTTTGGAGCAAAATCGGCTTTGTTTCAATATGTTCAAATATTCATTATTAGTAATGGTGTAAACACAAAGTATTATGCCAATAACAGACACCAATCTTTCAAACAAACTTTTTATTGGACAGACAAAGAAAACAAACGTCAAACCAATATTTTAAACGGTTTTACGAGCGATTTTTTAGAGCCTTGTCATATTTCAAAAATGATAAGCAAGTACATTGTACTTAACGAAACGCATAAAATTTTAATGGTGCTTAGACCGTATCAATTTTATGCAGTAGAAACATTAGTAAATCAAGTAGAAAACTCAAACAACAACGCATATATTTGGCACACCACAGGTTCGGGTAAAACCTTAACTTCTTTTAAAGCAAGTCAGATAATAATGAATATGCCACAGGTTAAAAAAGTGGTATTTGTGGTAGATAGAAAAGATTTAGATTATCAAACCACCAAAGAGTTTAACAGTTTTAGCAAAGGTTGTATAGATGGTACAGACAATACAAAATCCTTAGTCAAGCAATTTGGAGACGATACAAAACTAATTGTAACTACCATTCAAAAACTAAATACGGCAATAAGCAAAACCAAGTATTTATCTAAAATGGAGGCTTTACAAGATGAGCGAATTGTATTCATTTTTGATGAGTGTCACCGTTCACAATTTGGCGAAACACACAATAGAATAAAAGCCTTTTTTCATAACAACCAAATGTTTGGTTTTACAGGAACACCGATTTTTAAAGATAATGCGGTAAAAAACGAATTAGGAAAAAGAACCACAAAAGAACTTTTTGGCGAGTGTTTGCATAAATATGTAATTACAGATGCTATAAAAGATGAAAACGTACTCAAATTCTCAGTAGAATATGTTGGGAAATACAAGCGTAAAGAATCGGCAACAGAAATAGATATTGAAGTAGAATCTATTGACACGAGAGAGTTAATGGATAGTGAAGCTCGTTTAGAAAAAATTACCGATTACATTATTGCCAATCATAACCGTAAAACACATCAAAAAGAATTTACAGGAATGTTTGCTGTAAGTGGTGTGAAAAATTTGATAAAGTATTACGATTTATTTCAGAAGAAGAAACTAGAAGGTAAACACAATTTAAAAATTGCCACCATTTTTAGTTATGTAGCAAACGAAGAAGATGCAGATGCCAATGGTTTTATTCCAGAAGAAGTTTCGGTAGTAGAAGAAGCACCTGCTTTGTATGGAATGAATGTACACAGTAGAGAAAAATTAGACGAATATATTGTAGACTACAACACAATGTATGGTACTAAGTTTTCTACCAAAGACAGTCAGTCGTTTTACAATTATTATAATGATATATCCAAGAAAGTAAAAGAACGAAAAGTTGATATTTTATTGGTAGTCAATATGTTTTTAACAGGTTTTGACAGTCCACCATTAAATACTTTATATGTAGATAAAAACTTAAAATATCACGGTTTAATTCAAGCATATTCAAGAACCAACAGAATACTAAACGAACAAAAATCGCAAGGAAATATTGTTGTTTTTAGAAATCTAAAAAAGGCAACAGATGAAGCCATAACCTTGTTTAGTAATAAAGAAGCGATTGAAGTAATCATTATGAAACCTTATGATGATTATGTTCAAAAATTCAATGATTCCTATGACGAATTAATTAAGATTACACCAGATGTAGATAGTGTAAATGATTTAGTTTCGGAAGATGATGAATTGGCGTTTATTAAGGCTTTTCGACAATTAATGCGTGTTCGGAATATTCTAAATGCTTTTTCAGATTTTGAATGGGAAGATTTAGCAATGGACGAGCAACTTTTTGAAGATTACAAAAGCAAGTATTTGGATTTGTGGCAAAAAGTAAAAAGCGATACCGAAAAAGAAAAAGTTTCCATATTAGAAGATGTAGATTTTGAATTAGAGTTAATCCACAGAGACGAAATCAATGTAAACTACATTATTCAATTATTGATTAAATTAAAATCGGAAACTCAAAAAGACGCAACAAAAACGGAACAGGAAATTTCTAACTTACTGAATACAGAAGTTAACCTGAGAAGTAAGCGAGAATTAATACAGCGTTTTATAGAAGAAAGTTTACCGACTATTGAAGATACAGATGACATTCCAGAAGCATTTGAGGTTTATTGGAATGAGGAGCAAAAGAAAGCGTTTAAGAAACTAACGACAGAAGAAAACCTATCGGAAGAGAAAACGCAAAAACTGATAGAAAACTATCTGTATGCAGAACGTGAACCATTACGTGATGAAGTGTTGGATTTAATAGAAGGCGAAAAACCGTCTGTGCTAAAACGAAAGAAATTAGGAGATAAAATATTAAAACAGATTGTTGAGTTTGTGGACACATTTATAAACGGAATAACAGGAAACTAA
- a CDS encoding response regulator transcription factor translates to MFLNQIDSISIKKQDFENNLTYFEIQKLKAYFLETTYIKDEKKYLNKIHTFTKDSLQILAVKLISIYELNAKKLLDKDIVKNKFFYIKLLQDLKESDIEPKEYLFLENKLSKFLINEVETKYTYSKWLNIILGISLIGLFIFLVKSKRKETPVLLLSKQETIVKKMIIEGKSNKEIAKELFISLSTVKTHITNIYKKLNLSNRGDLICKFKNRPHTST, encoded by the coding sequence GTGTTTTTAAATCAGATTGATTCTATTTCAATAAAAAAACAAGATTTTGAAAATAACTTAACGTATTTTGAAATTCAAAAGTTAAAGGCATATTTCTTAGAAACTACCTATATTAAAGATGAAAAGAAATATTTAAATAAGATTCATACATTTACTAAAGATTCTTTACAGATTTTAGCTGTCAAACTTATTAGTATCTATGAGCTGAATGCTAAAAAATTGTTAGACAAAGATATTGTTAAAAACAAATTTTTTTATATCAAATTATTACAAGACTTAAAAGAAAGCGATATTGAACCCAAAGAATATTTATTTTTAGAAAATAAACTCTCAAAATTTTTAATTAACGAAGTTGAAACCAAATATACTTACAGTAAGTGGCTTAATATTATACTAGGCATTTCATTAATAGGTTTATTTATCTTTTTAGTAAAATCTAAACGTAAAGAAACACCAGTTTTATTATTGAGTAAACAAGAAACTATAGTTAAAAAAATGATTATAGAAGGTAAATCTAATAAAGAAATAGCTAAAGAACTGTTTATTAGTTTAAGTACTGTAAAGACTCATATTACTAATATTTATAAAAAGTTAAACCTCTCTAATAGAGGTGATTTGATTTGTAAATTTAAAAATAGACCCCATACTAGTACCTAA
- a CDS encoding restriction endonuclease subunit S, giving the protein MQKIFNKSICFKKQNGDKFQNWKKTYLGDIFSYHSTNSFSREKLNYENGNVKNIHYGDIHTKFHSHFNIEKENVPFVNPIINLDKISEEKYCKVGDIIIADASEDYADIGKCIEIINIDNQKVIAGLHTILARPDKTQVELGFLGFLMKSDTVKYQIMRFAQGTKVLGISSKRISEIEVELPSNEEQKKIVSFLTAIDNKINFNNSHIEAIEEYRKSLII; this is encoded by the coding sequence ATGCAAAAAATATTCAATAAATCAATTTGTTTCAAAAAACAAAATGGAGATAAATTTCAAAATTGGAAAAAAACTTATCTAGGAGATATTTTTAGTTATCATTCAACTAATTCCTTTTCAAGAGAGAAACTTAATTATGAAAATGGTAATGTAAAGAATATACATTATGGAGATATTCATACAAAATTTCATTCTCATTTTAATATCGAAAAAGAAAATGTGCCTTTTGTAAATCCCATTATAAATTTAGACAAAATTTCAGAAGAAAAATATTGTAAAGTAGGAGATATTATTATAGCTGATGCTTCTGAAGATTATGCAGATATTGGTAAATGTATCGAGATAATTAATATTGATAACCAAAAAGTAATTGCGGGATTACATACAATTCTTGCAAGACCTGATAAAACCCAAGTAGAACTTGGTTTTTTGGGGTTTTTAATGAAGTCTGATACAGTAAAGTATCAAATTATGAGGTTTGCACAAGGAACTAAAGTCTTGGGTATCTCGTCTAAAAGAATTTCTGAAATTGAAGTTGAATTACCATCAAATGAAGAACAAAAAAAGATTGTTTCTTTTTTAACCGCAATTGACAATAAAATAAATTTCAACAATTCTCATATTGAAGCAATAGAAGAATATAGAAAAAGCTTGATAATATGA
- a CDS encoding S9 family peptidase encodes MKKASIILFLFISNFIFSQGEFNNEKEIKNIQNYNIEEISKKVNETITIFGTLLTPKSDYNKILIIISGTGKISQKAHNYLTEYLLENNIGVFKFDKRGVGKSTGEYNDLPKIYTSDFIEIYREFEKSKFTKNKKIGFLGHSLGGIVTTLSIKQNIKPDFLIQWSAPIGKPRELLKYQIENGIKNYDKLIIGKNTEERINALNYVYALIDKNPNKTAWELWKIGKKESKKINVNKKSFSNYLMPHNVEFARIDNTKTYQNIDFPTLIIIGKEDILVDPKQSKTELNRIENSNIEFKEIEKLDHFMTKKGTNQLTNEIYDIDSSFKEYLVNWIIELKK; translated from the coding sequence ATGAAAAAAGCATCAATCATATTATTTCTTTTTATTTCCAACTTTATTTTTTCTCAAGGAGAATTCAATAATGAAAAAGAAATTAAGAACATTCAAAACTATAACATTGAAGAAATAAGTAAAAAAGTAAATGAAACAATTACAATTTTCGGAACATTATTAACACCAAAATCTGACTATAATAAAATACTTATAATCATATCTGGAACTGGAAAAATATCTCAAAAAGCTCATAATTACTTAACCGAGTATTTACTTGAAAATAATATTGGAGTTTTCAAATTTGACAAAAGAGGAGTTGGAAAATCTACAGGAGAATATAATGACCTACCAAAAATTTACACGAGTGATTTCATTGAAATTTACAGAGAGTTTGAAAAATCAAAATTTACAAAAAACAAAAAAATAGGCTTTTTAGGTCACAGTTTGGGTGGAATAGTTACAACTTTATCAATTAAACAGAATATAAAACCTGATTTTCTAATTCAATGGTCAGCACCAATTGGAAAACCAAGAGAATTATTAAAATATCAAATTGAGAATGGAATTAAAAATTATGACAAGTTAATAATTGGAAAAAACACTGAAGAGCGAATAAATGCTTTAAATTATGTTTATGCATTGATAGATAAGAATCCAAATAAAACTGCTTGGGAATTATGGAAAATCGGAAAGAAAGAATCTAAAAAAATAAACGTAAACAAAAAATCTTTTTCTAATTACCTAATGCCTCATAATGTTGAATTTGCTCGAATTGATAATACAAAAACATATCAGAATATTGATTTTCCAACTTTGATAATTATCGGGAAAGAAGATATTTTAGTTGACCCAAAACAAAGCAAAACCGAATTAAATAGAATTGAAAACTCAAATATTGAATTTAAAGAGATTGAAAAGTTAGACCACTTTATGACCAAAAAAGGAACTAACCAACTAACAAATGAAATTTATGATATTGATTCTTCATTTAAAGAATATTTAGTGAATTGGATAATAGAACTGAAAAAATAA